In bacterium, the genomic window GCTTCGTGCTGCTGTCCAATGTTCAGGGCGACCCGGCGCGCGTGCCCGAGTTCCTGCCCCAGGCCAAGCTCCTCGACACCCTGCGCGAGTACAGCGACTGGGTCGAGAAGGTCGGCGTCGAGGACACGGGCGCCCTGAACGAGCACATCGTCAACGGCCGCACCAGCGACCTGATCCAGATCTCCGAGGCGCGCCACGCCCGCTTCTTCGTCGAGGCGGCCGAGATGACCGCCGCCCTGCCCGACTCCGGACGGCTCGTGCTCCTGGCCGGCCCCAGCAGCTCGGGCAAGACCAGCAGCGCGAAACGGCTGGCCCTGCAGCTGCGGGTGCTCGGCTACCGCCCCTTCGCCCTCAGCCTCGACAACTACTTCGTCGACCGCGAGGAGACGCCCCGCACCCCCGACGGCGATTACGACTACGAGGCCCTCGGCGCCCTGCGCATCGATCTGTTCAACGAGCACCTGCAGGCCCTCATGGCGGGCGAGCCGGTGCACCTGCCCCGCTTCGATTTCCTCAGCGGGCGGGCCGAACTGGAATCCACGCCCACCGTGCTCGGCCGGGGCGAGCCGCTCCTGGTCGAGGGGATCCACGCCCTCAATCCGGAGCTGACGCCGCGCATCGCCCGACGTGAGAAGATGCTCGTCTACGTGTCGGCCCTGTGCCACCTGAACATCAACAACTTCAGCTACATCAAGACGACCCACTCGCGCCTCTACCGGCGCATCGTGCGCGACGCCCAGTTCCGCGGCTACCCCGCCAGCGAGACCCTCGCCCGCTGGCCGAAGGTGCGCGCCGGCGAGGAGGAGCACATCTTCCCGCACCAGAACAACGCCGACCTCTTCTTCAATTCCGGCCTCACCTACGAGTTGGCGGTGCTGAAGCTCTGGGCCGAACCGCGGCTGGCCGCGGTCGAGTCCGACGATCCGAACTACGGCCTCGCGCGCACGCTGATCGAGCAGCTCTCCCTGCTGCTGCCGGTCGACGCGAGCGAGGTGCCGCCGACCTCCCTGCTGCGGGAGTTCATCGGCGGCAGCGCGTTCCGCTACTAGTCGGCGGATCAGGGCACCAGGAAGTGCTCGCGCAACTGCGCCTCGGCGTCGGCGGCGCGGTCGCTGTCGGTCAGGAAGGTGACGGTCGAGAACGAGGTGGCGATGAGGTGGATGGGCACGCCCGCCTCGCCCGTGGCCTCGAAGACGGTGCCGGCGATGGCCGGGCGCTCGCTGAAGTGGGGACCGTAGATGGACAGGGCGGTGCAGCGCCGCTGGTAGTCGATGCGACCGATCTCCATGTCGTCCTGCATCGCCTGCAGGATGCCCAGGGTCTGGTCGAGATCGTCGGCGCTGATGGCGAAGGCCAGGTTGTTCAGGCCGTCGCGATCGGCGAAGCTCGTCACGCAGGAGATGTTGATGCCCTTGAGACCGAGGCCGGACAGGGCCCGGCCCACGAGATCCTGGCCCGCCCCCGCGCCCAGGATCTTGATGATCACCAGCCCCTCGGTCCTGGTGATGCCGCCGACGGCGATCTTGCCGGTCATCCGGTGGTCTCCCCTCGCTGCTGCGGGCGCCGCCCGCACGGCGGGCCCGCCCCAAAGCTAGCTTCCCGGCCCCCCGAATCCAAAATTCCGGATGCGTTTTTTCGACCCCGACGGGCAGGGTTGACATCCGCGGCGGCCGGGCGGTACAAACAGGGGGACGCCCCCGCGGACACCTCGCGCGAGGCCCCCCGCCGTTCCCTTCCGGAGGAGATCACCATGGCGAAAGTGGCCGTCATTCTCAGCGGCTGCGGCGTCTTCGACGGCGCCGAGATCCACGAGGCCTGCGCCGCCCTGCTGGCCCTCGACCGCGCCGGCGCCGAGGTCCAGGTCGCCGCACCCACCGGCCCGCAGATGCACGTCGTCGACCACCTGGCCGGACAGCCGGCGGCCGGCGAGAGCCGCGACATCCTGGTCGAGTCGGCGCGCCTGGCCCGCGGTCAGGCCGTGCCCCTGGTCGACCTCGACCCCGCCGCCTGCGACGCCGTGCTCCTGCCCGGCGGCTTCGGTGCGGCCAAGAACCTCTGCACCTTCGCCGTCGACGGCGCCGACTGCACCGTGCATCCGCAGGTCGAGGCCTTCCTGAGGGCCGCCCATGCCGCGGGCCGCCCCATCGGTGCCATGTGCATCGCGCCGGTGGTCCTGGCTCGCGTCTTCGGGCCGGACCTGCATCCGCGCCTGACCATCGGCACCGACCCCGCCACCGCCGAGCAGGTCAACCGCACCGGCGCCGAGCACGTCGACTGCCCCGTCGACGGTGTGGTCGTCGACGAGCGCCATCGCTTCATCTCGACGCCGGCGTACATGCTCGCCGACTCCATCGGCGAGGTCTTCGACGGCGCCGAGACGTTCGTCCGGGGACTGCTGGCCCTCTGCCGCTAAGCCTTTGCTACGGTATTCTTTATGATCGGGCGTTTTCGTTGGAAAACGCCCGATTTCCGTTGCCAGGCCGCGCGAATCCGGGTTACTTTCCCGTCCGGACATCCCCACCCGAGGAGTGACTTCATGGATGATGCCCTGCGACGGGACGGCTCCCCCGCTCCCGGTTCCCCGCGCCAACGCACCCCCTGGAAGACCGTCGGCGGACGCGTGATCAGTCTCGTCAGCCGCAAGGGCGGCGTCGGCAAGACGACCTCGGCCGTGAACATCGGTGCGGCCCTCGCCCTCAGCGGCCATACGGTGCTGATCGTGGGTGTCGACCCCCAGTGCGGCGTGTGCCGCACCCTGGGTCACGGCCCGCACGACCTGCCCTGCGGCCTGCAGGACGTCTTCGGCGGCG contains:
- the elbB gene encoding isoprenoid biosynthesis glyoxalase ElbB is translated as MAKVAVILSGCGVFDGAEIHEACAALLALDRAGAEVQVAAPTGPQMHVVDHLAGQPAAGESRDILVESARLARGQAVPLVDLDPAACDAVLLPGGFGAAKNLCTFAVDGADCTVHPQVEAFLRAAHAAGRPIGAMCIAPVVLARVFGPDLHPRLTIGTDPATAEQVNRTGAEHVDCPVDGVVVDERHRFISTPAYMLADSIGEVFDGAETFVRGLLALCR
- a CDS encoding nucleoside kinase is translated as MAEGTIRVEIGGRPAEVAAGSTVREWLEANVPQDLVGDDPVAICSINGRRTHLMEPLRGDERIRLIRLRDRQAQTTIQRTVQFLAALAAESLFPGHALKVEFSYGGGMYCELERPEPLTDADVTALSARMQEIVDADLPLLPQRFGLRALLKKYQRAGDARNHRTAKYLRRESLEFYQVEGSQLMYYGRQLPSTGYVRAFALRPETPGFVLLSNVQGDPARVPEFLPQAKLLDTLREYSDWVEKVGVEDTGALNEHIVNGRTSDLIQISEARHARFFVEAAEMTAALPDSGRLVLLAGPSSSGKTSSAKRLALQLRVLGYRPFALSLDNYFVDREETPRTPDGDYDYEALGALRIDLFNEHLQALMAGEPVHLPRFDFLSGRAELESTPTVLGRGEPLLVEGIHALNPELTPRIARREKMLVYVSALCHLNINNFSYIKTTHSRLYRRIVRDAQFRGYPASETLARWPKVRAGEEEHIFPHQNNADLFFNSGLTYELAVLKLWAEPRLAAVESDDPNYGLARTLIEQLSLLLPVDASEVPPTSLLREFIGGSAFRY